One window of Mucilaginibacter inviolabilis genomic DNA carries:
- a CDS encoding HPr family phosphocarrier protein, translated as MITKDYLITAAEGMHARPATNLVKLSKNYSSLISIKKGERTVKLSSLMNILSLGIKGGETISIIIDGEDEASAVIAIDAFFEEELKHL; from the coding sequence ATGATAACAAAAGACTATTTAATTACAGCCGCCGAAGGTATGCATGCCCGGCCAGCAACCAATCTGGTAAAATTATCCAAAAACTACAGCTCACTCATCAGCATAAAAAAAGGCGAGCGTACGGTTAAACTAAGCAGCCTCATGAACATTCTTTCGCTGGGTATAAAAGGCGGCGAAACCATCTCTATCATTATTGATGGTGAGGATGAAGCAAGCGCTGTTATAGCCATCGACGCATTTTTTGAAGAAGAATTAAAACACCTGTAA